A segment of the Lycium ferocissimum isolate CSIRO_LF1 chromosome 5, AGI_CSIRO_Lferr_CH_V1, whole genome shotgun sequence genome:
TTAACGAGACAACATATGTAGTAAGATATTACTCCATAAGTAGTCTCGTTACATTCCAAACGTTCTCTTCCTGATTGTTTGGAAGAAGCATTCAAATACAGCAATCATCAAGTTATTGTCAAATGGGTACTCTTCCATCATTCATTTTAAGTAGCTTCACTTCTATTATCTTGTTTGCTAGCTACTTGTCATGGTGAAGTATTGTTATctactttctctttttctttctttcgtttacttttttgttttgcttttcaattttctgatttttttcaaGTAAGATTTCGTTAAGTTTCTTATTCTGCATTAGCTTCCGTTACCTCAAGGATTAAAATTGCACAGTTTATTTAATTGAAGGTCAAATACGCTAAGCCCAATAACATAAggactaaaaatggaattaaGCAATAACTCAAGGACTAAAATCGTTATTTTCCCACAATTGTTTGTACGCATAAATGCTTTATGCTCTTTAACGGGGGGTTGAGGAAGTTTGCATTAAATAAACACTTTACAATTAGATTTTCTCATATAATTGCTTACATCTTTATTACACTACTACTATCACAAATATTTTAAAGTTCAAACGCTAATAAGGTGGAGGAAAATAAATTAACCTGGAAAATGAAGGAACAAATTGCTATTACTAAAAGTGAACAAAAATTAGAAGAGCTATAAACCATTGATCGAAACATAGATTTTAAAATTCAGAATCAAACAACTTTTCTTTATAAGAAACTATAGGCAGATTCAAGGTTTTCAATTATACATATTCGCTAAATTTCTCAACACATATTTATGAACAAACTAAAATTCTTTGGATCTGATAGAAACCATTGATCATGCTGTGCATCCATTTCCCTGATAAAGTTAGGAAAACAGTCTTTTATCGATGTGAGCTTTTAATAATAAcaattaacattaataaaaCATAAAAGGTTATGATAAAATCTCTAAAACCATCGAGCTCtaaaagtagaaaaaaaaaattcgtaagattttttttttttaaatagatattatgaagtgtgaatttgaattagtatacaatgagATATCATATGATTCAGacataaattattttcctttaatattttgTTCGAACACCATTCAAAAAGGAAATGTTAAAATAAttaggaagaagaaagaaaactagaaaaattaaagcaaaataaaaaagaaaatagtataAATACGTGAAGTAGCAGCGCTATTTGTTTTGACTCATTTAACCAGAGTCTTACTCAACACGCACAACTTCACTTAATGGTAACGAAAAATAAATGGGTAACAACGTTCCAAATAGCGTAACAACGATGGAAGAAGCAATTGAACAACATCATCAAACCCTAGATCACACTGAAGAGGAGTTAGGGCTTCAATCCCAAACTCCCAAAACGTCCGATCCCAATTCCCAAAACCCTAACGAAAACCCACCAAAaactgatgatgatgaagatgagatGGCGATGCAAATCATATGTGATGAGCTTCAAAATCTGGTCTTGAGCCAGGTTTTGGAACGTTATCATCAAGAAGAtggaaaaatgaaggaaaatgagGTTGTTGAAGGGAATGATGATGAGGGATGgggatatgatgatgatgaatatgGTTATGATGATGACGAAAACAGGAGCCAAAGTCGAAATGATGGGGAAAAAGATAATGGATTTGAAGAAGGGGATTCTTCTAAGGAAGTAGGGTTTAATAATGCTAATAGGATTAAGAGGAAGTTTAATTACCCTTTAAGACCTGATGCTCTGGATTGTCCTTATTATTTGAAAACAGGGATGTGTAAATTTGGATCTAATTGCAAGTTTAATCACCCTTCCAAAAGAAAATTGCAGGTACATTTCGGAGTAGGGATTGCTGCTACTTTTTTATCTAGAAAGTTCGTTCTTTCAGGTTGATCGAGTGATTTGTTGATTGTTTGTTGAGGATAATGGTGCAATTTATCTTTTGTTGCATTTCTGTGTTAAGTTACAGAGAATATTAGAGTTTTGTTCTTTGAAGTTGAAGTAGTGGGGGATTGGATGGAGAAGATAAATGAATGCTAGGTTTAATATATTGCTAGCACTTGCAGATCATTCAAGCTAATGTGTGGGTACTGGATGGTTGATTAACTTTCTTTGTTTTATCTACTGCTATGCTTATTGAAGTAATGCTTTTAGTTGACATTTTTTCTAATGAAATAGTAGGATTGCAAATTCGTTGGTTTTAGGGAGGTCACTTTATATTTGGTGTGTTCTTCGTTGCATTTGTTGTCTTAATAGTTGGTTCTGTTTTAAAGCTTTGCTTGGTTTGGGGTGCAATGGGTGATGCCAAGCACAGTGGAGGAGTTTTTACTAAGTTGGGCTGATAGGAGGGGGAAGAGAAGTCCTAGGGCATGGAATGTTGCCCCACTAGCAGTTATATGGGTTATATGGAGAGGGAGAAATaggcacccaagggtgtggcctagtggtcaatgaagtgggttgagcaCCATGAGGTCTCAGCTTCCATTCCCAGCCGAGACAGACAAGTAcaccgtggaattagtcgaggtaaGTGCAAGTTGGCCTGGACACCACAACTATAAGAAaatggagagagagaaataggaaAGCGTTTGAAGGGGTTGGACAAGATTTTGTAAAGCTGCAAAATAGTCTTTTGTTTCTAGTTTGCTTTTGGTGTTCGCATGAGACCCCAATTTGTAGAAGATAGGGTCTCCCTTTTTTGAGTATCTTTTTTGATGTAGGTTCTCTCTTTTGGTATACGGCTTGTATACGGAGGTTTTCCCAAATTGTTACTATCTTagttaccttatcaaaaaatttAAGGCTTTGCTGATGTTTACTATGTTAGCCTCTTCTATCAATTCTTCAGCAGGGGACAAAGGAGAAGGGGAAGCAAAGGGAAGAAAGCCAAGAGAGGCCGGGGCAGATTGAATGCAAGGTGTGGAATTTATCATTGTTAGCAATCAGTGCATAAAGGCAAATCAGATATACTGTGCTTGTTCTGTTattaataattttcttttatcgAGGATGGAGATATCATAATGTAATGCAGTTAGGTCTTTTTTGAAATTCAGAATGCTTATATTCATTGACAAACTTGATCTCTAGTGTTTACTTTTATGCCAACACATTGCTTTTGCTGATACCTGGTTGAGGAAATAGACCCTACTCTTAACAGTATATAAAATGGATagatgctctctctctctccctctccctTCCTCTCCTTTTATCTATTTCTCTCTCGCTGTTTTATTTGGTAGTCATCATGGTCCTTCTTTTGGGATTTGTCTGCATTACTGATATGACCTGGCCATTCTGCAGGTAGTACAATATTTTGGCATAGAACAGCTAGGGTGCATACTCAGTGATTAGGATTTACATGTATAAACTCAAAGCCTCACTTATGATGCCAAATTTAGTTACCTTCTGTAAGTTCAATGCAATTGCCTTAGATACAATATACATTGCAACGTGAATTATTTAATTAACTAGCACCGTGGTCTCAACTGGAGAGTGACTGTTGTGACGTTATGTCTGTATAtttattagaattgacttgtaGTTTCTCCATTTTTGTGGTTTCTTTCCATTGTTTGAGCCTTGGTTAAAGCATTCAAAAAGTTTTGTTGTGGCTACAAATTGATGTGGCAACATATAAAGGGAGATAATTTATCTTTACATCAGAAGGGATATAATATAGTGAAAGATGAATTTAATGGTAGTGGTTATGAGATACTGAAGGTTTTGATTAGGGTGTTCTATAAGTGATTGATGTGTAGGAAATGGTTTTACTTATTCGGGCTACTTAATGCCCTTTTGTTAATAATATTCTTACTTCTTCAAGAAAAAACTGTCCCATTTTATGTGGCGGTTTTTCATTGCTCATGgagttcaagaaacaaataGAGGTTTGACACATAAGCTAAATATATGCAAAATGCGAAATTGGAGGTAGTGAGAGTATTACATTTCTTCCTCGTGAAAGGTGAACTTTTCTGAAAAGGTAAAGTGGGGATGATAAGACAATATAgttatgtgacattttttttttttaagacaaataattAAAGAATAAAATCATGTAGAAGCCCTAGTTTATGGGAGGGAAACCAAGAAAAAGCTAATGATTGGGTTATTTTGGCAAACATTTGATGTTTTAAACATCAAAGGCAAAACgtaaacaccacttatttttgTTGATGCAATGGATGGTGGAATGGTTGAGGGCATTAGTGGCGGATGTAGCATGATAggtgggggttcaattgaacccctatCTTTCGACGcggagcataaatttatatgtaaaaatttattaaaattgcaataaatagtagacatgaacccataacttttaaaatacatCAGGTTAAAACTAAGAATCTGAAAGGTTGAACCCACAGagtttaaatcctggatccgcctctggaGGGCATATGAACAATACCTTGGGATCAAAAGCCCGAAATCCAGCTACGACACTCGGTGTGAATCATTCTATTCCGGTTTTGGATGGTTAGTTTACACTAAATAGAGGATTGTGGGTTTTAACGAGTTGCCCCAAGGATTAGTTGAGGTCCACTTAACATCATTACTCAAAAACAGACAAGGGGCAAAATATCATTAATCATTAAGGCTGAACGCTTGCCAATTTGTCTTTAATTCAATTAATAAGAGAAAAAGAATCTAGGAGCAAATGTTCTTCCGGTGAAGAGTTGGTGTATGAGATTAAAGTTGAGACTTGACGCATTTCTTATGTCAATTGTTTGGAAGTTGTTCCTACCCAAGTTCCACTTTCTCCATTTTCTATATGGATTGGTTTAGCAGGATAATAAGTTTAAAAACATGTATTCACAAACGACTTCAGGAGAGATAGTTGGAATTGGAGAACAAGATGCCATGTCCAAgggattccttcatgttttaaGCTATTCGACAACGATTTAAGAATTTGCTATAGGGAGCTGTTTGAAAGAGTGAAAAATAAAGCTGAGGGAGTTGATGAATGGAATTGCATagttaaaagaaaaggaagggcTTGTAGgaggagaaaagagaaaagaagaggtTCAAGGAGAACCAGAAAAGAAGAGGTTCAAGAATATAATTTTTAGTTTAGCCAATTTTGTTTAGCTGGTTCTCCTTGACTCTCTATGGAACATTGTCAATGGGCTAAACTAAATTATATTCACTCTACGAATTCAAGAGGAGGCTCAACTAATCCATTGTGAGGAACTAAGTAAATTTCACATATCCAGATTGTAGTATTTTAGTTGAGCAATAATTTGATACACATAAAATCAGAAAACACCGCTTAATTATTCTAAATGCTGCAATTTGTTTTTCACATGcaggaaattaattttttgttttgtgacTGTTCTTAAATATCTTCTTTATCTTCTTGGATATATTTAGAGATGGGACTGACACATGACCATATGTGTTCTTTTGGATAAGGAAACATGATAATATGTCATGCAGGAGCTATCAGCAAAACCTTGATTATATAGATGTGTCTTCATGTGGAGCCTTTGCCTTATGCAGTGATTGAAATTGCCTATTAGTTAATGATGCGGACATGCTTTTTTGCCTTAAATGATTTATGTGTTGACAATGACGAGAAAGCTTTATAAAAACCAATGGCAAGAACAGTCatttttgggttgtttggaatgaATGAAACGGCAGGTGTTTTTATGGAATTTCAACTCCAACTCAATCCCTGAAAGCTAGATGTTTAGTTAACTTGTTTATTTGTAACTTCCTTACCCCTGCTAATAGTGTTGACGATTTCttttacttatcaaaaaaaaaaaatatatatatatagtgttgactatttttggattttgagtAGACTAGACACTCTTGTTTTGGAGCTGACAATGTcccattttcaaattttttactCTGAAGCTTACTAAGGCTTCTGTTTTTGTAACTGTGGCATCTCTCTGATGCCCTTTTTAATGATATAACCTTCTTAAAAAAACAGCGGTCAGAACAGTAGCTGttaaaatatttggttgttggtataactGTTTTTCTTGGTTATTTTCTGAATCATGTACTGTTTTTAAATGCTTTTGTTGTGCCTTGTAAGCCTTGGTGCTGTTGCATTAAAAAGTTGTCTTCATTTCCTTTGTTGATGAAACTTAATTTGCTGGTTGTGCCAGAATAACTTccttttcttggttttttttttttttttttttttttttttttttgtgtgaataACTTCCTTGATTTTGGTAATTACTTGTGTCttgctttcctttttttccctaTGCAGTATTACCTGACATCAGGGGGTTGCAAGTATGGAAAAGCTTGTAAATTTAGTCATAGTAGGGAAAAGGGTTCCATCTCACCGATTGTGGAGTTTAACTTTCTTGGCCTGCCCATTCGACCGGTATTACTTCTCTCCATTGTTTCAGAAGTTTATAAATCTGGGAATTTTTCTCGTAAGGGATCATATATGCTAATCTTCATGTCAGGGGGAGAGGGAGTGCCCTTACTAT
Coding sequences within it:
- the LOC132056044 gene encoding zinc finger CCCH domain-containing protein 67 isoform X5: MGNNVPNSVTTMEEAIEQHHQTLDHTEEELGLQSQTPKTSDPNSQNPNENPPKTDDDEDEMAMQIICDELQNLVLSQVLERYHQEDGKMKENEVVEGNDDEGWGYDDDEYGYDDDENRSQSRNDGEKDNGFEEGDSSKEVGFNNANRIKRKFNYPLRPDALDCPYYLKTGMCKFGSNCKFNHPSKRKLQQGTKEKGKQREESQERPGQIECKYYLTSGGCKYGKACKFSHSREKGSISPIVEFNFLGLPIRPGERECPYYMRTGSCKYGSNCRFHHPDPTTVAGADPPPGYNNAGAVPVQASSHSAASSWSSPRALNDTAPYVPMMYPPTQGIPSPNTEWKGYQAPVYPTSEKRLPTPPAFAMNNPAAKTNFYPRPQQPLLIDEYPERPGQPECSFFIKTGDCKYKSNCKFHHPKSRISKANSSILNDKGLPLRPDQTVCSFYSRYGICKFGPACKFDHPENYVRSAASTESGFDQHQQSQMSPGWQLEVDH
- the LOC132056044 gene encoding zinc finger CCCH domain-containing protein 67 isoform X6; protein product: MGNNVPNSVTTMEEAIEQHHQTLDHTEEELGLQSQTPKTSDPNSQNPNENPPKTDDDEDEMAMQIICDELQNLVLSQVLERYHQEDGKMKENEVVEGNDDEGWGYDDDEYGYDDDENRSQSRNDGEKDNGFEEGDSSKEVGFNNANRIKRKFNYPLRPDALDCPYYLKTGMCKFGSNCKFNHPSKRKLQGTKEKGKQREESQERPGQIECKYYLTSGGCKYGKACKFSHSREKGSISPIVEFNFLGLPIRPGERECPYYMRTGSCKYGSNCRFHHPDPTTVAGADPPPGYNNAGAVPVQASSHSAASSWSSPRALNDTAPYVPMMYPPTQGIPSPNTEWKGYQAPVYPTSEKRLPTPPAFAMNNPAAKTNFYPRPQQPLLIDEYPERPGQPECSFFIKTGDCKYKSNCKFHHPKSRISKANSSILNDKGLPLRPDQTVCSFYSRYGICKFGPACKFDHPENYVRSAASTESGFDQHQQSQMSPGWQLEVDH
- the LOC132056044 gene encoding zinc finger CCCH domain-containing protein 67 isoform X4, with protein sequence MGNNVPNSVTTMEEAIEQHHQTLDHTEEELGLQSQTPKTSDPNSQNPNENPPKTDDDEDEMAMQIICDELQNLVLSQVLERYHQEDGKMKENEVVEGNDDEGWGYDDDEYGYDDDENRSQSRNDGEKDNGFEEGDSSKEVGFNNANRIKRKFNYPLRPDALDCPYYLKTGMCKFGSNCKFNHPSKRKLQPLLSILQQGTKEKGKQREESQERPGQIECKYYLTSGGCKYGKACKFSHSREKGSISPIVEFNFLGLPIRPGERECPYYMRTGSCKYGSNCRFHHPDPTTVAGADPPPGYNNAGAVPVQASSHSAASSWSSPRALNDTAPYVPMMYPPTQGIPSPNTEWKGYQAPVYPTSEKRLPTPPAFAMNNPAAKTNFYPRPQQPLLIDEYPERPGQPECSFFIKTGDCKYKSNCKFHHPKSRISKANSSILNDKGLPLRPDQTVCSFYSRYGICKFGPACKFDHPENYVRSAASTESGFDQHQQSQMSPGWQLEVDH